The following proteins come from a genomic window of Nocardioides albertanoniae:
- a CDS encoding LysM peptidoglycan-binding domain-containing protein produces the protein MITRLRGLAATLALAVFVMGGPIFLVYARSLPDFSAFTWDRLQDRDDGTVALAVIYVACWVCWALFTISVFVSIASMLRGIRVPRLPGLSLPQGAANHLVASAALLFISAPAVTQTMTSPPADAYVPQDVPVQLVSDPSGDEPPEPRNPTAAQPTPKATASGETVAYTVKRGDSLWRIAEKHLGSGERFKEIAALNTYVLSKNPDYLEAGLILRLPAPAKPAENTDAGDDTYVVEPGDTLSEIAEEELGDAERYTQIFNASTNTVQPDGARLTDPDLIRPGWTLQLPTTTKPQVRKGGPPAAPPPISPTPSKSPTPETSPQTSPSTSPSPVPATQAPDDASDNASHTPAWVLPGLTGAGAVLAGLVFLALRSYRRTALRFRRPGHILSTPPEITDVAKTAQFAGSVTGPNILGLNHLLETLEKTEDSMPTLSWVALGKRTATLHLTESAHLPDPWTGDGKIWMAPLPENPSDPEYSCPYPLLVGIGSNNSGDHVLLNLEEHSYVAVTGEPARRAAFARYVSAELAFNPWSIVATVDTFGVASEVTFWCDDLSGGDQGGANHHPAHDDRFVTELAQVLDPKFAHSEIDTYHAVIATSDHADLAQQVAEIIAAYPSRSGATVLLLADTIPPGSTPIALTHDGRLHLTVLDLDLTAAGLTESEAAACATLFALDPVPDNITLPTSKNANGRKATTDEAGALVPEQTEARPIDQPAGPGSLLPKETKQYVAAAATTTDDIDQLAPVTTHPRPDLSADAEPTDLNTPADPAAASEKEGAGGTAEDDDASLNGTVDTWYDDDCPYPRLTLLGPLAARTHGDHKAVARRRPFYLELLTYLVLHPQGVTGAQMAEDFGLKIQRLRTDIAEVRKWLGTNPDTGELHLPKADTTDATGSRGSSLYRVDGVLTDWDLFKRLRARGQRRGADGIEDLIAALDLVTGEPFTHLRPAGWAWLNDLRTNDIAQCAIVDTAHIVTAHALEKHDTNLALVTVQIATKASPYDEICRLDLARVKDAIGDISGAEEIVRQEIFNRTDDHQGPIEESARTRAVATDAGWIRGDGRRGS, from the coding sequence TGCCGGGTCTCAGCCTTCCTCAGGGTGCAGCGAACCATCTCGTCGCCTCCGCCGCGCTTCTGTTCATCAGCGCACCCGCAGTGACGCAGACGATGACTTCGCCCCCGGCGGATGCATACGTCCCTCAGGACGTGCCGGTTCAACTGGTCAGCGACCCTTCGGGCGACGAGCCACCCGAACCACGCAACCCGACTGCCGCGCAGCCCACCCCAAAGGCGACAGCCTCCGGCGAGACCGTGGCCTACACCGTCAAACGCGGCGACAGCCTGTGGCGGATCGCCGAAAAGCACCTGGGCAGCGGCGAGCGGTTCAAGGAGATCGCAGCCTTGAACACGTACGTCCTCTCGAAGAATCCCGACTACCTCGAAGCAGGTCTCATCCTTCGCCTTCCCGCTCCCGCGAAACCGGCCGAGAACACCGACGCCGGCGACGACACTTACGTCGTTGAACCGGGTGACACTCTCTCGGAGATCGCCGAGGAGGAATTGGGGGATGCCGAGAGATACACCCAGATCTTCAACGCCTCCACCAACACGGTTCAGCCCGACGGCGCTCGGTTGACCGATCCCGACCTGATCCGCCCAGGCTGGACGCTGCAGCTCCCCACGACAACGAAACCCCAGGTCAGGAAAGGGGGGCCTCCCGCAGCACCGCCTCCGATCTCGCCGACCCCATCGAAGTCCCCCACCCCTGAGACATCACCACAGACGTCACCTTCGACATCCCCCTCACCCGTCCCGGCAACACAAGCACCCGACGACGCGAGTGACAACGCCTCACACACTCCAGCCTGGGTGCTCCCCGGGCTCACCGGTGCCGGCGCGGTCCTCGCCGGCCTGGTCTTCCTCGCGCTGCGCTCCTACCGACGCACCGCGCTCCGCTTCCGCCGCCCGGGCCACATCCTCTCCACTCCCCCAGAGATCACCGACGTGGCCAAGACCGCTCAGTTCGCCGGCAGCGTCACCGGCCCGAACATCCTTGGCCTCAACCACCTTCTCGAAACGCTCGAGAAGACGGAGGACTCGATGCCAACGCTGAGCTGGGTCGCCCTCGGGAAACGCACCGCGACCCTGCACCTAACGGAGAGCGCGCACCTTCCAGACCCCTGGACCGGTGACGGAAAGATCTGGATGGCCCCGCTGCCAGAGAACCCATCCGATCCCGAGTACTCCTGCCCTTACCCCCTCCTCGTCGGGATCGGCTCCAACAACAGCGGCGACCATGTCCTGCTTAATCTCGAGGAACACTCCTACGTCGCCGTCACCGGTGAGCCTGCCAGGAGGGCGGCGTTCGCGAGGTACGTGAGCGCCGAGCTCGCCTTCAACCCCTGGTCGATCGTCGCCACCGTCGACACCTTCGGCGTGGCCTCTGAGGTCACCTTCTGGTGCGACGACCTCTCAGGAGGCGACCAGGGCGGGGCCAACCACCACCCGGCCCACGACGACCGCTTCGTAACTGAGCTCGCCCAAGTGCTCGACCCCAAGTTCGCTCATTCAGAGATCGACACCTACCACGCCGTCATCGCGACCAGCGACCACGCCGACCTGGCCCAGCAGGTGGCCGAGATCATCGCGGCGTACCCCTCCCGATCCGGCGCCACTGTCCTTCTCCTCGCAGACACCATCCCACCAGGAAGCACCCCCATCGCACTCACCCACGACGGACGCCTCCACCTGACCGTCCTGGACCTCGACCTGACCGCGGCCGGGCTCACCGAATCCGAAGCAGCCGCCTGTGCCACCCTCTTCGCTCTCGACCCGGTCCCCGACAACATCACGTTGCCCACCTCCAAGAACGCGAACGGCCGGAAGGCCACCACCGACGAGGCCGGCGCACTCGTCCCCGAGCAGACCGAAGCGCGCCCCATCGACCAACCAGCAGGACCCGGTTCACTCCTCCCAAAGGAAACCAAGCAGTACGTCGCAGCCGCGGCCACCACGACCGACGACATCGATCAGCTGGCTCCCGTCACGACCCACCCACGTCCAGACCTGTCGGCGGACGCTGAGCCCACCGATCTGAACACGCCTGCGGATCCTGCTGCCGCGTCCGAGAAGGAAGGTGCCGGAGGCACCGCCGAAGACGATGACGCGAGCCTCAACGGCACCGTCGACACCTGGTATGACGATGACTGCCCCTACCCCCGCCTCACCCTCCTCGGCCCGCTGGCCGCCCGAACCCACGGCGACCACAAAGCAGTGGCCCGGCGACGCCCGTTCTACCTCGAGCTCCTGACGTACCTCGTCCTCCACCCGCAGGGTGTCACCGGCGCCCAGATGGCCGAAGACTTCGGCCTCAAGATCCAGCGCCTGCGCACCGACATCGCAGAGGTACGCAAGTGGCTCGGCACCAACCCAGACACCGGCGAACTCCACCTGCCCAAAGCCGACACGACCGACGCCACCGGCTCCCGCGGCTCGTCCCTCTACCGGGTCGATGGCGTCCTCACCGACTGGGATCTCTTCAAACGACTCCGCGCCCGCGGTCAACGCCGCGGTGCCGACGGCATCGAAGACCTCATCGCCGCCCTCGACCTCGTCACGGGCGAACCCTTCACCCACCTACGCCCCGCCGGATGGGCCTGGCTCAACGACCTACGCACCAACGACATCGCCCAATGCGCCATCGTCGACACCGCCCACATCGTCACCGCCCACGCCTTGGAGAAGCACGACACCAACCTCGCTCTCGTCACCGTCCAGATCGCCACCAAGGCGTCCCCCTACGACGAGATCTGCCGCCTCGACCTCGCCCGCGTCAAAGATGCCATCGGAGACATCAGTGGCGCCGAGGAGATCGTGCGGCAGGAGATTTTCAATCGCACCGATGATCACCAAGGCCCGATCGAAGAGTCCGCCAGAACGAGGGCAGTCGCTACCGATGCCGGCTGGATCCGCGGGGACGGCCGGCGCGGTTCTTGA
- the istB gene encoding IS21-like element helper ATPase IstB: MSTVTSVTTTLRRRRGLTEEAAVAAVDQACRRLRLPTMRALLGDAVAAANKDQLTYTGFLAELLLAECDDRDRRSTIRRVNGAGFPRSKFLADFDFDANSNIIPATIHQLATGEWVRKGQPLCLIGDSGTGKSHLLIGLGTAAAEKGFRVKYTLATRLVNELVEAADEKQLARTIARYGRVDLLCIDELGYMELDRRGAELLFQVLTEREEKNSVAIASNEGFAGWTKTFTDPRLCAAIVDRLTFGGNIIETGTDSYRLASTRSGNASR; the protein is encoded by the coding sequence ATGAGCACAGTCACCAGCGTGACAACCACCTTGCGCCGCCGCCGCGGCCTGACCGAGGAAGCCGCCGTAGCGGCGGTCGACCAGGCCTGCCGGAGGCTCCGGCTCCCGACCATGCGGGCCCTGCTTGGCGACGCGGTCGCGGCGGCGAACAAGGACCAGTTGACCTACACCGGATTCCTCGCCGAGCTGCTCCTGGCCGAGTGCGACGACCGCGACCGTCGGTCCACCATCCGGCGCGTGAACGGCGCCGGGTTCCCGCGGAGCAAGTTCCTCGCGGACTTCGACTTCGACGCCAACTCGAACATCATCCCCGCCACCATCCACCAGTTGGCGACCGGCGAGTGGGTGCGGAAGGGCCAGCCGCTGTGCCTGATCGGGGATTCCGGCACCGGCAAGTCTCACCTGCTCATCGGCCTGGGGACCGCAGCCGCGGAAAAGGGATTCCGGGTAAAGTACACCCTCGCCACGAGGCTGGTGAACGAGCTTGTAGAAGCAGCCGATGAGAAGCAGTTGGCCCGCACGATCGCTCGTTACGGCCGCGTCGACCTGCTCTGCATTGACGAGCTCGGCTACATGGAACTGGACCGCCGCGGCGCCGAACTCCTCTTCCAGGTCCTCACCGAGCGAGAGGAGAAGAACAGCGTGGCAATCGCGTCCAACGAGGGCTTCGCCGGCTGGACCAAGACCTTCACGGACCCGCGCCTGTGCGCGGCCATCGTCGACCGCCTCACCTTCGGCGGCAACATCATCGAAACTGGTACCGACTCCTACCGGCTGGCGTCGACCCGGTCAGGGAACGCGTCGCGGTGA
- a CDS encoding cytochrome c biogenesis CcdA family protein yields the protein MGGLLTLAFAAGMVAPVNPCGFALLPAWITHTLGDTDASTVPVRLLRALRAGLVLAVGFAGTLAAAGLVVSAGARGLIRAAPSLGLAVGILLVVLGLWMLAGRSVSVRVPRIPGRAAAGLPPTARMAAFGVGYALASLSCTFGVILAVIAQAQATASYAGLLLVFGVYAAGSATVLLLLALATAAAGSGLTRHVARLARHGPRVTAVVLLLTGAYLAWYWYPAATSDAPVAAGRGGGLTDVSAVVSSWIQTRTTLIGALAAASVLVVLALGVLQRRRRILQGRPMTTRDSTQ from the coding sequence ATGGGCGGACTGCTCACCCTCGCCTTCGCGGCCGGCATGGTCGCGCCCGTGAACCCGTGCGGGTTCGCGCTACTCCCGGCCTGGATCACCCACACCCTCGGCGACACCGATGCCTCAACGGTCCCGGTGCGGCTGCTGCGGGCGCTGCGGGCCGGTCTCGTGTTGGCGGTGGGGTTCGCCGGCACCCTCGCGGCAGCTGGCCTGGTAGTCAGCGCCGGCGCCCGAGGGCTGATTCGCGCCGCGCCGTCGCTCGGCCTGGCCGTCGGCATCCTGCTGGTGGTTCTCGGCCTGTGGATGCTAGCCGGACGCTCGGTCTCGGTGCGGGTGCCTCGGATCCCCGGCCGGGCAGCCGCGGGACTCCCACCCACTGCCCGGATGGCTGCGTTTGGGGTCGGCTACGCGCTGGCTTCGCTGTCGTGCACGTTCGGGGTGATCCTCGCGGTCATCGCGCAGGCGCAGGCCACCGCCAGCTATGCCGGGCTCCTGCTCGTCTTCGGTGTCTACGCTGCTGGCTCGGCGACCGTCCTGCTGCTGCTCGCCCTGGCCACCGCCGCGGCAGGCAGCGGACTCACCCGCCACGTCGCGCGATTGGCCCGTCATGGCCCAAGGGTCACCGCTGTCGTCCTGTTGCTCACCGGCGCCTATCTGGCCTGGTACTGGTATCCGGCGGCCACCAGCGACGCCCCGGTCGCCGCGGGTCGTGGTGGCGGACTCACTGACGTCTCCGCGGTGGTCTCCAGCTGGATCCAGACACGGACGACACTCATCGGCGCGCTCGCCGCCGCGTCTGTGCTGGTAGTGCTGGCGCTCGGGGTTCTCCAGCGACGCCGCCGGATCCTTCAGGGGCGCCCGATGACCACGCGGGACAGCACGCAGTGA
- a CDS encoding TlpA family protein disulfide reductase gives MRITRRHRAALSIAAVLAAGSLALTACGNSADPATAGSGSPATVTSVDGQQISLPANGKPTTVFFFSVGCGECVNGVRSLGEAATTAENAGTVASFLAVDMDPGESKALIGDFMESVDAEHVPAAIDDGAALSRRFEVAALSTLIVVDADGTVTFRATDPDAATITAELAKAGA, from the coding sequence ATGAGAATCACCCGCCGCCACCGCGCCGCGCTCTCGATCGCCGCCGTACTCGCCGCCGGATCGCTTGCCCTGACCGCCTGCGGCAACAGTGCCGACCCCGCGACCGCCGGTTCCGGTTCACCCGCCACCGTGACCAGCGTCGATGGCCAGCAGATCAGCCTGCCCGCAAACGGGAAGCCCACCACGGTGTTCTTCTTCTCCGTCGGGTGCGGCGAATGCGTGAACGGCGTCCGGTCCCTCGGCGAGGCAGCCACCACCGCCGAGAACGCCGGCACCGTGGCAAGCTTCCTCGCCGTCGACATGGACCCCGGCGAATCCAAGGCCCTGATCGGCGACTTCATGGAGTCCGTCGACGCCGAACACGTACCGGCCGCAATCGACGATGGCGCGGCACTCTCCCGGCGATTCGAGGTGGCCGCTCTGTCCACCCTGATCGTCGTCGACGCCGACGGCACGGTGACCTTCCGCGCCACCGACCCCGACGCCGCGACGATCACCGCCGAACTGGCAAAGGCCGGAGCCTGA
- the merB gene encoding organomercurial lyase MerB, with protein MSDLSTQLPQRLTRPEETGLNAGLLVPLLRLLVDGDPVAVEQLAAAAGRPIDEVRRGLAAVPDTEYDDQGRIIGQGLTLRPTPHRFIVAGEELYTWCALDTLIFPALLDRPARVESASPVSGEPVRVNVDPTQGATSVDPPTAVVSLVNPEQITSIRSSFCSQVHYFTSAEDAAGWLAEHPVAEVVPVAEAYRIGAALTIGLLNRLQAPAAADDSHSCC; from the coding sequence ATGTCGGACCTCAGCACGCAACTACCCCAACGACTCACCCGACCCGAGGAGACCGGCCTCAACGCAGGCCTGCTGGTCCCGCTGCTGCGACTGCTCGTCGACGGCGACCCCGTCGCCGTCGAGCAACTCGCCGCGGCCGCCGGACGTCCGATCGACGAGGTACGGCGTGGGCTCGCCGCGGTGCCGGACACCGAGTACGACGACCAGGGCCGGATCATCGGCCAGGGCCTCACCCTGCGCCCCACCCCGCACCGGTTCATCGTGGCCGGTGAGGAGCTCTACACCTGGTGTGCGCTGGACACCCTGATCTTCCCCGCCCTGCTGGACCGCCCGGCACGCGTGGAGTCGGCCTCCCCGGTCAGCGGCGAGCCGGTTCGGGTCAACGTCGACCCCACACAAGGTGCAACCAGCGTCGATCCGCCCACCGCGGTGGTGTCGCTGGTGAACCCGGAGCAGATCACCTCGATCCGTTCCTCCTTCTGCAGCCAGGTGCACTACTTCACCTCCGCCGAGGACGCCGCGGGCTGGCTGGCCGAGCACCCCGTCGCGGAGGTGGTCCCGGTGGCCGAGGCATACCGGATCGGGGCCGCCCTCACCATCGGCCTGCTCAACCGCCTCCAGGCGCCCGCCGCGGCCGACGACAGCCACAGCTGCTGCTGA